Below is a window of Picosynechococcus sp. PCC 7002 DNA.
ATGCAAATTAAAAAGTCCCCAGATAACAGTAAGGTATCACCCGTCGGCCCAGGAATAAGGCTGCCATCTTGACGGCGAATGGCGAGGACGAGGGCACCGGACTGTACCCTGAGTCGGGCTTCACTGAGGCTTTTGCCAATGTAACCGCCGCAATTGCTATCCACACGGATTTCTTCGAGGTAGTAAGACCGTTCTGCGCCAGTCAAAATGCCATCAACAAAATCCATAACCTGGGGTCTAAGGGCCGCGGCGGCCAGGCGACGTCCCCCGGTAATGTAGGGAGAAACAACGGCATCGGCTCCGGCGCGGCGTAATTTTTCCACGGCTTCTTCGGTACTGGCCCTGGCGATCGCCCGAATTTTTGGATTCAATGTTTTGGCAGAGAGTACCGTATAGAGATTTTCTGCATCGGAGCTGAGGGCCGCCACCAAACAAGTTGCCCGGTCGATTTTCGCTTCATGGAGATGTTGATCGAGGGTGGCATCTCCTTGAATACAAATATAGCCTTGATCCTGAGCGGCTTCGATAATGTCGGGATCTTGGTCAATGACGACAAAGGGAATATTCTCGGCGAGAAATTCCCGGGCCACCTGCTGCCCCGTGCGACCGAGGCCACAAACAATGTAATGGTTATTGAGACGACTAATTTGCTGCTGATACTGTTTCAATTTTTTTATCTCCTGAAAATAGCCGCTAATCATTGCTTCGATGAAACGGTTGACGATATAACCAACCGCAATCAAGCCCAAAAAAATCAGAATAATAGTGAATATCCGAGAGCGATCGCCTAGGGGATGAATTTCCCCAAAGCCCACCGTGGCTAAGGTGATCATCGTCATGTAGGCCGCATCTACCCACGACCACTGCTCCACGACAATGAACCAACTTGTCCCCAGCAGAAACAGCGCCACAAGCATCAGCAGACCCAATTGCAGTTGCCCCCTGAGGCGTCTATATTTTTGCTCAATGCTGTACACCGATGAACCTCAAGATAAGTCTGATGTTTGTAGGGAAAGTTGCAGACAATTTCAGCCGACCCGTAGGAAGCTAAAAAAACATAGAATTTCTTTAGCTCATTCCCCCCTTGTATTTAGCAAAAAAGATTACCCATTGGCTAAACTGAAATTTAACTTTGAGTCTCGCCATCGAAGAGGAGTAACCCGTGAGTCCCCAAACGCTACTGAACCATTCCCCAGCCCAAAGCTTTAACCCAACTCAGTTCGATCAGTATGTGATGCATACCTATGGGCGCTTTCCGGTGGCGATCGCCAAGGGGGAAGGATGTCGTCTGTGGGATACCGAAGGGAAAAGTTACCTCGATTTTGTCGCAGGCATTGCCACCTGCACCCTGGGCCATGCTCACCCAGCCCTGATCCAAGCGGTCAGTGCGCAGATTCAAAAACTGCACCATATTTCTAACCTCTACTACATCCCAGAGCAAGGCGCTTTAGCCCAGTGGATCGTCGAACATTCCTGTGCCGATAAAGTCTTTTTCTGTAACTCCGGGGCCGAAGCCAACGAAGCGGCGATTAAATTAGTCCGTAAATATGCCCACACCGTCTCAGATTTCCTCGAACAACCCGTGATCCTTTCGGCGAAATCGAGCTTCCACGGGCGTACCCTTGCGACGATTACCGCCACCGGACAACCCAAATACCAAAAACATTTCGACCCGCTCCCCGATGGGTTTGCCTATGTGCCCTACAACGACATTCGCGCCCTCGAAGAAGCGATCACCGACATCGATGAAGGTAACCGCCGCGTCGCTGCCATTATGCTCGAAGCCCTCCAGGGAGAAGGGGGCGTCCGGCCTGGTGATGTGGAATATTTCAAAGCAGTGCGGCGCATTTGTGACGAAAACGGAATTCTCCTTGTCCTCGATGAAGTGCAAGTTGGGGTCGGGAGAACTGGCAAATACTGGGGCTACGAAAACCTCGGCATTGAACCGGATATTTTCACCAGTGCGAAGGGATTAGCGGGAGGAATCCCCATTGGCGCGATGATGTGCAAGGATTCCTGTGCGGTCTTTAACCCTGGGGAACACGCCAGCACCTTCGGCGGTAACCCATTCTCCTGTGCGGCGGCCCTAGCGGTGGTTGAAACCCTCGAACAGGAAAACCTACTCGAAAATGTCAATGCCCGTGGGGAGCAGCTCCGGGCGGGTTTAAAAACCCTGGCCGAAAAATATCCCTACTTCAGCGATGTCCGGGGCTGGGGTTTGATCAATGGTATGGAAATTAAAGCAGACCTCGAACTCACCTCCATTGAAGTGGTCAAAGCAGCTATGGAAAAGGGTCTACTGTTGGCTCCCGCTGGCCCGAAGGTACTCCGATTTGTGCCGCCTCTGATTGTTTCCGCCGCAGAAATCAATGAGGCGATCGCCCTTTTAGACCAGACCCTCGCTGCCATGGCTCTCTAAATTTCTTTATCCTGCCCAAAGCAATAAAAAGCTCCCCAACTATTGAAAATCGGGGAGTTTTATTTTTACATGCTTGGCCCAGTGGGAATTACACCGTAACGGGGGTGGGAGTAGAGGTTTCTTCCTGTTCTAAAAATTCCGTTAACTGGGTTTCGATGCTGTCTTTGACGATCTGGCGATATTCCAGGAAATGCTCGTTGTGGGCGCAGAGGGTGAGGTAATGCTCAAAAACTGCCGGATTGTGGCGCAAAATACCAAATAAATGGTGCCAGAAGCGCCAGCGGGTATCCCGTTTAATGCCCTGTCGCCAAATGACGATCGCCAATGCCTTGAGATCGACCAGGCTGGGCAACTTGGCCGGGGGATGACATTTGGGCGCGCCCAATTTCAGGAAACAACGGTAAATGCGGTCCAAATAAAGGTGGGGATCGTAGAGTTGCCAAAAGGCGTGGACATACTCATTGGCGATGTCTTCGAGGGGACGAGTAGGGATGAAATTCATCAGGGTCGTTTGGTTGATGTTGCCGTCCTTTTTCGCCCGGAGTCGTCCTTCTGCTTCGAGGCGGTGCCAGAGAGCCGTATTCGGTAACGCCTGGAGCATCGCAAAGGTGGTGGTGGGGATCGCCGTCAGTTCTGCAAATTTGATAATGCGATCGCCTGCCCCTTTTTTCTCCCCATCGAAGCCGATGATAAAGCCTGCCATGGGTCGCAATCCCGCTTGAATAATTTTGTCAATGGATTCAGCGAGGGAACTGCGGGTATTTTGAAATTTTTTCGTCAGTTGCAAACTCTCTTCGTCAGGGGTTTCAATACCCAGGAAAACCGCATCAAAGAAACATTCCACCATCAAATCCATCAGCTCTGGATCGTCAGCGAGATCCACCGAAGCTTCAGTATTGAAGCGGAAAGGATATTGATGTTCCCGTTGCCATTCCTTAAGGGCCTTGAGGAGGAGTTTGACATTGCGTTTATTGCCGATGAAATTATCATCCACCATGAAAATACTCCGTCGCCAACCCAATTCGTAGAGGCAATCTAATTCCTTAAGAAGCTGCTCTGGGGTTTTGGTGCGGGGTTTGCGCCCATAGAGGACGATGATGTCACAAAATTCACATTGGAAGGGACAGCCCCGGGAAAATTGCACCGACATCGAATCATATTGATCCAATTCCAGCAGATCATAACGGGGGACAGGGGTGGTGGTGACATCGGGTTTTTCCTCAGCCCGAAAGGTGCCTGAGGTTGCGCCATTATTAACGGCCTCCACAAACATCGGCAGGGTGATTTCTCCTTCATCGAGGATCAAAAAGTCCGCCCCCACATCCTGGACTTCTTCAGGTACCGACGTCGGGTAGGGGCCACCAACGGCCACTAATTTATCTCGTTTTTTGGCTTCTTTGATTTGATCGAGGAGGTCATCCTTTTGGACGATCATTGCCGACATCAAGACCAGATCGGCCCATTCCCATTCCGCTTCGGTGACAGCACGGATATTGCGGTCAACCAGCTTAAATTCCCATTCTTGGGGTAAAATCGCCGCCACAGTAATCAAGCCCAAGGGGGGCAGCAGCACCTTGCGGTTGACCAGTTCAAGGATTTTTTCGTAGGACCAAAAGGTGGGCGGAAAAACCGGATAAATGAGGAGGACACGCATGGTATTTAAGAGTTTTATGATGAAAGGGTTTTAAAAAGGCTGATTTTTAGAAGGCGATCGCCGACCATCATCAAAACTGATGTCAGGTAAGCGCACAAGTGCCTTCAGTGTAGCGCTAAAGTTTTGTAACGGTATCCACGGCGAAAATTGGCCCCACCATGGCAACAGAAACCGTATCGGCGAGGACTTCTCCCGTTACAGTAACTTGCAGCCCTGGCTGCTGATAGACCTGGGGTAAATCCCGCAGTTCATAGTTGACCCCCGCTGCTGTTTCGAGAACCCATACGCCAACACCTAAGGATTGATGGGCAATGCGCCCCGTTAACTCTTGCATTCAGCTTCACCTCACAGTTGTCGATCCGAATTTTTGCCACATCCTCTCAATGCTTAAACACCGACGGTTTCCCGCTCTGCCTCTTGGATAAACGATTCAACCAATTCCACATTTTCCACACTGCCGAGGATTGTCGGGGTGCGCTGGTGGAGATAGGTCGGCACAAAATCCAGGAGCGGCATAGTGCCTGTGCTGGCTTTCCCCCCGGCCTGTTCAATGAGCCAAGCTAACGGTGCGGTTTCATAGAGGAGGCGCAGTTTGCCCTCTGGCTTTTTCTTTGTGCCCGGATAGAGAAAGACGCCCCCCTGCATCAGGATGCGGTGTAGATCCCCCACGAGGGCACCGCTGTAGCGGGCCGTGTAACCTTCGTGGCGGTGCATATAGCGGATGTAATCTCGAATCGAATCTTCCCACTGCCAAAAATTCCCCTCATTGACGCTGTAGATCGAGCCATGGTTGGGCATTGTGATGTTTTCTTCAGCGAGGATAAATTCCCCCAAACTGGGATCGAGAATAAACGAGTGAACCCCTGTGCCAATGGAGTAAACCAACATGGTCGAAGGGCCATAGAGAATATAACCAGCAGCAATCTGTTTATGGCCATTTTGGAGGAGGTCGGCGGCGTCTCCGTCGAGGTCCATGCCTTCTTGTTGGCGAATGGAAAAAATAGACCCCACGTTGAGATTAATATCGACATTGGAGGAGCCATCAATCGGATCGTAGAGCAGCGTATAGCGACCGATGGGGCAGTTTTCAGGAATGTAGTAGGGTTTTTCCATTTCCTCGGAGGCGAGGCGACAGACGAGGCCACTTTGTTTGAAAACGGAAATAAAGACATCGTTGGCATAGAGATCCATCCGTTTGACAGATTCTCCTTGGACATTTTCTTCCCCTGTGAAGCCGAGTACCCCTTCCATCAAGCCAGCGCGACTGAGGCGACGGGCAACGAGCTTTCCGGCGAGGGCAATGCGATTCATGATGGCGCTGATGTCCTGGGCTGCCGTGTCGAAGCTCTGGAGCTGTTGCAAAACGTGGCGGGAGAGGGTGGTGCAGTCGCGGTCAAGACTGGGACTTTGGGTAATGTCGTTATTGTGATCTGGCATAGGCTTTTTCCTTTATGGGTCTGCCCTAATGGTAACGACTGTGTCTAGGGGATGCGCTCTTGCTAAAGGATTACTTAATGGAAAAGCAAGGAAAAAAGGAAAGTATTTGGGCAGAATGGGCGGGATATAGGCAAACCTTGACCTTAAGCTGTCAAAAATCGTCACAATCTCCGGCTGTACGGGAAACGGTTGCTAGGATGGCCAGTAGAGAAAAATTGTGAGCTTGTAATCTGCGTATGTTTCAACGTCGTGCTAGTGGTGTTCTGTTGCATCCTACGTCTTTGCCGGGTCGATTTGGAATCGGCGATCTAGGGCCAGAAGCCTATCGATTTATTGATTTTCTTGCCGATAGTGGACAGCAGGTTTGGCAAGTTCTGCCCCTGGGGCCAACGGGGTTTGGGAATTCTCCTTATCTGTGTTATTCGGCCTTTGCGGGCAATCCGATGCTGTTAAATTTGGAGTGGCTTGCTTCAGAAGATTTATTAGAAGAAGCTGATTTGGCGGCCTGTCCGAGTTGTCCTAGAGATCGAGTGGACTATGATCAGGCGATCGCCTTTAAGATGCCCCTCCTGAGAAAAGCCTGTAAACGCTTCCAGGCGGTGGCGACCCCAGAGAGAAAACAAGAATTTCAAACCTTTTGCGAAGAGCAGGCCTATTGGCTCAATGATTATGCACTCTTTATGGCCCTCAAGGAAGCCCACGACGGCAAAAGCTGGTATGACTGGGATGCTGCCCTTGCTTGGCGTGACCCAAAGGCGATCGCCCAGCAGACAGAGATCCTCGCCGATCAAGTCTTTTTCCACAAATACGCCCAATCAGAATTTTTCCGCCAGTGGTCAACCCTAAAAAGCTATGCCAATGAAAAGGGCATCCAAATCTTTGGGGATTTGCCGATCTATGTGGCCCACGACAGTGCCGATGTGTGGGGCCATCCGAAAATTTTCCGTCTCGATTATGAAACCGGAGCTGCCAAGTGGATGGCGGGAGTCCCACCGGATTATTTCAGCGAAACGGGCCAACTCTGGGGCAACCCGGTTTACAACTGGCGTAACCTTTCGCGCCGTCACTATTCCTGGTGGATCGAGCGCATTAAAACCATGCTGGAGTATGTCGATATTGTTCGTATCGATCACTTCCGGGGTTTTGAAGCGTTTTGGGCGGTGCCCCAAGGGGAAAAAACGGCGATGAATGGCCGCTGGATCAAGGCTAAGGGTGACGAATTTTTTGCGTTACTCAAAGATAAACTCGGTGAATTGCCCATCGTCGCTGAGGATCTGGGGGTAATCACGCCGGACGTGGAGGCTCTACGAGATAAATATCGCTTGCCAGGTATGAAGATTCTGCACTTTGCCTTCGATAGCGATCGCGCCAATCCGTTTCTACCGTTCAACTACACCAATCGCAATTGCATTGTCTACACAGGCACCCACGACAATGACACCACGGTGGGCT
It encodes the following:
- a CDS encoding potassium channel family protein, whose amino-acid sequence is MLVALFLLGTSWFIVVEQWSWVDAAYMTMITLATVGFGEIHPLGDRSRIFTIILIFLGLIAVGYIVNRFIEAMISGYFQEIKKLKQYQQQISRLNNHYIVCGLGRTGQQVAREFLAENIPFVVIDQDPDIIEAAQDQGYICIQGDATLDQHLHEAKIDRATCLVAALSSDAENLYTVLSAKTLNPKIRAIARASTEEAVEKLRRAGADAVVSPYITGGRRLAAAALRPQVMDFVDGILTGAERSYYLEEIRVDSNCGGYIGKSLSEARLRVQSGALVLAIRRQDGSLIPGPTGDTLLLSGDFLICMGTAEQLRKLNSILIPVQTDGPLRPPQR
- a CDS encoding acetylornithine transaminase; its protein translation is MSPQTLLNHSPAQSFNPTQFDQYVMHTYGRFPVAIAKGEGCRLWDTEGKSYLDFVAGIATCTLGHAHPALIQAVSAQIQKLHHISNLYYIPEQGALAQWIVEHSCADKVFFCNSGAEANEAAIKLVRKYAHTVSDFLEQPVILSAKSSFHGRTLATITATGQPKYQKHFDPLPDGFAYVPYNDIRALEEAITDIDEGNRRVAAIMLEALQGEGGVRPGDVEYFKAVRRICDENGILLVLDEVQVGVGRTGKYWGYENLGIEPDIFTSAKGLAGGIPIGAMMCKDSCAVFNPGEHASTFGGNPFSCAAALAVVETLEQENLLENVNARGEQLRAGLKTLAEKYPYFSDVRGWGLINGMEIKADLELTSIEVVKAAMEKGLLLAPAGPKVLRFVPPLIVSAAEINEAIALLDQTLAAMAL
- a CDS encoding B12-binding domain-containing radical SAM protein; this translates as MRVLLIYPVFPPTFWSYEKILELVNRKVLLPPLGLITVAAILPQEWEFKLVDRNIRAVTEAEWEWADLVLMSAMIVQKDDLLDQIKEAKKRDKLVAVGGPYPTSVPEEVQDVGADFLILDEGEITLPMFVEAVNNGATSGTFRAEEKPDVTTTPVPRYDLLELDQYDSMSVQFSRGCPFQCEFCDIIVLYGRKPRTKTPEQLLKELDCLYELGWRRSIFMVDDNFIGNKRNVKLLLKALKEWQREHQYPFRFNTEASVDLADDPELMDLMVECFFDAVFLGIETPDEESLQLTKKFQNTRSSLAESIDKIIQAGLRPMAGFIIGFDGEKKGAGDRIIKFAELTAIPTTTFAMLQALPNTALWHRLEAEGRLRAKKDGNINQTTLMNFIPTRPLEDIANEYVHAFWQLYDPHLYLDRIYRCFLKLGAPKCHPPAKLPSLVDLKALAIVIWRQGIKRDTRWRFWHHLFGILRHNPAVFEHYLTLCAHNEHFLEYRQIVKDSIETQLTEFLEQEETSTPTPVTV
- a CDS encoding DUF5818 domain-containing protein; translated protein: MQELTGRIAHQSLGVGVWVLETAAGVNYELRDLPQVYQQPGLQVTVTGEVLADTVSVAMVGPIFAVDTVTKL
- the fbp gene encoding class 1 fructose-bisphosphatase, producing MPDHNNDITQSPSLDRDCTTLSRHVLQQLQSFDTAAQDISAIMNRIALAGKLVARRLSRAGLMEGVLGFTGEENVQGESVKRMDLYANDVFISVFKQSGLVCRLASEEMEKPYYIPENCPIGRYTLLYDPIDGSSNVDINLNVGSIFSIRQQEGMDLDGDAADLLQNGHKQIAAGYILYGPSTMLVYSIGTGVHSFILDPSLGEFILAEENITMPNHGSIYSVNEGNFWQWEDSIRDYIRYMHRHEGYTARYSGALVGDLHRILMQGGVFLYPGTKKKPEGKLRLLYETAPLAWLIEQAGGKASTGTMPLLDFVPTYLHQRTPTILGSVENVELVESFIQEAERETVGV
- the malQ gene encoding 4-alpha-glucanotransferase, which codes for MFQRRASGVLLHPTSLPGRFGIGDLGPEAYRFIDFLADSGQQVWQVLPLGPTGFGNSPYLCYSAFAGNPMLLNLEWLASEDLLEEADLAACPSCPRDRVDYDQAIAFKMPLLRKACKRFQAVATPERKQEFQTFCEEQAYWLNDYALFMALKEAHDGKSWYDWDAALAWRDPKAIAQQTEILADQVFFHKYAQSEFFRQWSTLKSYANEKGIQIFGDLPIYVAHDSADVWGHPKIFRLDYETGAAKWMAGVPPDYFSETGQLWGNPVYNWRNLSRRHYSWWIERIKTMLEYVDIVRIDHFRGFEAFWAVPQGEKTAMNGRWIKAKGDEFFALLKDKLGELPIVAEDLGVITPDVEALRDKYRLPGMKILHFAFDSDRANPFLPFNYTNRNCIVYTGTHDNDTTVGWFDKRSDEEKARVTDYLGCLCDEGIHWGLIRLALGSVANLAVFPLQDLLGLGSEAKMNTPGVAAGNWTWRYQPEMLSDDLIGKLRYLVYLYGREPEYRGE